From a single Acidobacteriota bacterium genomic region:
- the lon gene encoding endopeptidase La, with the protein MVEIEEFPISIGENEVIEPMMQIPSELPVLPLRDIVIYPFMIVPLFVSRDKSIVAVEEALKENRMIVLVSQRDVNKEDPDQNDLFTTGTVAIIMRMLKLPDGRIRILIQGLSRTLIDSIDSSGTYVSAKITPISEPLAPENSLEVEALVRNVRGSMERAASLGKNISPEVLAIIANLEDAGRLSDLCSSNLELKVEDAQSVLDIFDPVERLRRVNDLLGKEIDVLTVQQEINTQARADIDRSQREFFLRQQLKAIQGELGEGNELFEEIEQYREKILKVDMPEQAQEEALRQLKKLERMHPDTAETATLRNWLDIMTDLPWSVQSKDNLNLKKAEKILDEDHFGLERVKERIIEALAVRKLMEKPKGSILCLVGPPGVGKTSLGRSVARALDRKFVRLSLGGLHDEAEIRGHRRTYVGAMPGRIIQALQQAGTSNPLIMLDEIDKVGADFRGDPSSALLEVLDPEQNFAFRDNYLGVTFDLSNVMFMTTANVLDTIQPALRDRMETIRLSGYTLEEKIEIARRHLIPKQIEENGLETKDLSIDKRALAKIIGEYTQEAGLRQLEREIGKICRKVARSKAESERRFKPGKLTVDNLSTYLRVPKIFVETALKRDHIGIVTGLAWTAVGGDILFIEALKTKGKGKLMMTGQIGEVMQESAQAAFSFAKARASELGIDASEFENYDIHIHLPEGAIPKDGPSAGITMATAMVSVLAQRPVRKDVAMTGEITLRGNVLPIGGVKEKLLAARRAKIKTVILPEPNRRDLIEMPEEVMRDLKFIFVENVMDVFVNALRAPRVVRQKKAAE; encoded by the coding sequence ATGGTTGAGATCGAAGAATTCCCTATTTCCATCGGCGAAAATGAAGTTATCGAGCCGATGATGCAGATCCCTTCGGAGCTGCCCGTGCTTCCGCTGCGCGACATTGTTATCTATCCGTTCATGATAGTTCCGCTATTTGTCTCGCGGGACAAATCGATAGTTGCGGTTGAAGAGGCACTCAAGGAAAACCGGATGATCGTCCTCGTTTCACAGCGGGATGTGAACAAAGAAGACCCGGACCAGAACGACCTTTTTACGACCGGTACAGTCGCCATAATAATGCGAATGCTGAAGCTGCCGGATGGCCGCATTCGTATTTTGATACAGGGACTTTCGCGGACACTGATCGATTCGATCGATTCCTCGGGCACCTATGTTTCGGCAAAGATCACGCCGATTTCCGAGCCACTAGCCCCGGAGAATTCGCTTGAGGTCGAGGCTCTTGTCCGCAATGTCCGCGGCTCAATGGAACGTGCGGCGAGCCTCGGCAAGAACATCTCGCCGGAGGTACTCGCGATCATCGCTAATCTCGAAGACGCTGGAAGGCTTTCGGATCTCTGTTCATCAAATCTGGAGCTCAAGGTAGAGGACGCCCAGAGCGTTCTGGACATCTTCGACCCGGTCGAGCGGCTCCGTCGTGTCAACGATCTGCTAGGCAAAGAGATAGACGTCTTGACCGTTCAGCAGGAGATAAACACGCAGGCTCGAGCCGATATCGACCGCTCGCAACGAGAGTTTTTCCTCCGGCAGCAGCTTAAGGCGATCCAGGGCGAACTCGGCGAGGGCAACGAGCTTTTCGAGGAGATCGAGCAATATCGCGAGAAGATACTTAAGGTCGACATGCCCGAGCAGGCTCAGGAAGAGGCGCTTAGACAGCTTAAAAAGCTTGAGCGGATGCATCCGGACACAGCCGAAACGGCCACGCTTCGCAACTGGCTGGACATAATGACCGATCTGCCCTGGTCGGTGCAGTCGAAAGATAATCTCAATCTCAAAAAGGCCGAGAAGATACTCGACGAAGATCACTTCGGGCTCGAACGCGTCAAGGAACGGATCATCGAAGCATTGGCCGTACGTAAGCTGATGGAGAAGCCGAAGGGTTCGATCCTTTGCCTTGTCGGGCCTCCGGGAGTAGGGAAAACTTCGCTCGGCCGCTCGGTAGCGAGGGCTCTCGACCGCAAGTTCGTGAGGCTTTCGCTTGGCGGCCTGCATGACGAGGCTGAGATCCGGGGCCATCGGCGGACGTACGTCGGGGCGATGCCGGGGCGGATCATTCAGGCGCTTCAACAGGCCGGAACCAGCAACCCGTTGATAATGCTCGACGAGATCGATAAGGTCGGTGCAGATTTTCGCGGCGACCCATCGAGCGCACTTCTCGAGGTGCTCGACCCGGAGCAGAACTTTGCCTTTCGCGACAACTATTTGGGCGTTACCTTCGACCTTTCGAATGTGATGTTCATGACCACGGCGAATGTGCTCGATACGATACAGCCGGCACTACGCGACCGTATGGAGACGATCCGGCTTTCGGGCTACACGCTCGAGGAAAAGATCGAGATCGCCCGTCGGCACCTGATACCAAAACAGATCGAGGAGAACGGGCTCGAAACCAAGGACCTCTCGATCGACAAGCGGGCCCTGGCAAAGATAATCGGCGAATATACGCAGGAGGCCGGGCTTCGCCAGCTTGAGCGCGAGATCGGGAAGATCTGCCGCAAGGTCGCGAGGTCAAAGGCCGAGAGCGAGCGGCGGTTCAAGCCTGGAAAGCTGACGGTCGACAATCTTTCGACATATTTGCGGGTGCCGAAGATCTTTGTTGAAACTGCCCTTAAACGCGACCATATCGGCATCGTGACGGGCCTTGCGTGGACGGCTGTTGGCGGCGATATCCTTTTTATCGAGGCCTTGAAGACAAAGGGCAAGGGCAAGCTGATGATGACCGGCCAGATCGGCGAGGTTATGCAGGAATCGGCCCAGGCTGCATTCTCTTTCGCGAAGGCAAGAGCTTCGGAGCTCGGCATCGACGCTAGCGAGTTCGAGAATTACGACATCCACATCCATCTGCCGGAAGGTGCGATACCAAAGGACGGGCCGAGCGCCGGCATCACGATGGCGACCGCAATGGTATCGGTACTTGCTCAGCGGCCGGTACGGAAAGACGTCGCGATGACGGGCGAGATCACGCTTCGCGGCAACGTTTTGCCGATCGGCGGAGTCAAAGAAAAACTGCTCGCGGCCCGGCGTGCGAAGATCAAGACCGTGATCTTGCCGGAACCGAACCGGCGTGACCTGATAGAGATGCCCGAAGAGGTAATGCGCGATCTGAAGTTCATCTTCGTTGAGAATGTGATGGACGTTTTCGTGAACGCCCTCAGGGCACCGCGTGTCGTTAGGCAGAAAAAAGCCGCCGAATAG
- a CDS encoding NAD(P)-dependent alcohol dehydrogenase, translating into MKAWVINNFGIDELSLEDRRVPAIGESEVLVKFHAASINFRDLMVVDGTYNPKMKLPAVPFSDGAGEVVEVGSSVTKWKPGDRVMPIFAQHWFDGDPDAEIRKTSLGAGSDWDGTLREFGAFDESGLVAMPSHLSYQEAATLPCAALTAWHSLVASGDVKPGETVVTLGTGGVSVFALQFAKAAGARVIATSSSEEKLERLRELGADETINYREREDWDKAILEMTGGRGADHVIEVGGSGTLPRSINATRFGGHIAMIGALTGAASFNPTSVFMKAVRVQGIYVGHRRMFEEMARAIEVNQLRPVVDSTFDFGEVKAALHHMKDGKHFGKVAVDFDRN; encoded by the coding sequence ATGAAAGCTTGGGTCATTAACAATTTCGGGATCGACGAGTTAAGCCTCGAGGACCGGCGAGTTCCGGCGATCGGCGAGAGCGAGGTGCTCGTCAAGTTTCACGCAGCGTCGATAAATTTCCGCGACTTGATGGTAGTTGACGGGACGTACAACCCGAAGATGAAATTGCCGGCGGTTCCGTTCTCGGATGGAGCGGGCGAGGTGGTCGAGGTTGGGAGCAGCGTTACGAAATGGAAGCCCGGCGATCGGGTGATGCCGATCTTTGCTCAGCATTGGTTCGACGGCGACCCGGACGCAGAGATACGAAAGACGTCGCTCGGTGCAGGGAGCGATTGGGACGGAACGCTCCGCGAATTCGGTGCGTTTGACGAGAGCGGCCTTGTCGCAATGCCTTCGCATTTGAGTTATCAAGAAGCGGCGACGCTTCCTTGTGCGGCATTGACGGCCTGGCATTCGCTTGTCGCGTCCGGCGATGTTAAACCGGGCGAGACGGTCGTCACGCTCGGGACCGGCGGCGTTTCGGTGTTCGCACTTCAATTTGCAAAGGCGGCCGGAGCGCGAGTGATCGCGACATCGAGCAGCGAGGAAAAGCTCGAGCGGCTCCGCGAACTCGGAGCGGATGAGACGATAAATTATCGCGAGCGTGAGGATTGGGACAAGGCGATCCTCGAAATGACCGGCGGCCGCGGGGCCGACCACGTTATCGAGGTCGGGGGTTCGGGCACGCTTCCGCGTTCAATAAACGCGACACGGTTTGGCGGCCACATCGCAATGATCGGTGCACTGACCGGTGCGGCTTCGTTCAACCCGACGTCGGTCTTTATGAAGGCCGTTCGCGTGCAGGGAATTTATGTGGGACATCGGCGGATGTTCGAGGAGATGGCGAGAGCGATCGAGGTTAACCAGCTTCGGCCGGTCGTCGATTCGACATTCGATTTTGGTGAAGTGAAAGCAGCTCTTCATCACATGAAGGACGGGAAACACTTTGGAAAGGTCGCGGTCGACTTCGACCGAAATTAG
- a CDS encoding alkene reductase, with product MNTLFDKLQIGNIELSNRIVYAPMTRSRADDEGVQPEFVAEYYGQRATAGLLITEATNVSAMAKGYVRTPGMYTEEQIESWRTVTDRVHAEGGKIFMQIFHTGRIALPDFLPAGTEPVAPSAVAAEGQNYTDAGMKEFVVPRELEIEEVKAIVGEFATAAGNAIKAGFDGVEIHGANGYLIQQFLSTNVNLRTDEYGGSIENRSRFLLEIVDAVAAEIGWERTGLRLSPGGEFNDIKEDYAEELYDYVIDELNKRKLAYLHIGTFDQNRDWHPVIRPKYDGIYLAGVGFDKERGEKTLAEGGADAIVYGKLFLANPDLPERFRRNAPLNEWDDSTFYTPGEKGYTDYPTLEQAAAAGE from the coding sequence ATGAATACACTTTTCGATAAATTACAGATCGGCAATATTGAACTTAGCAACAGGATCGTTTACGCACCGATGACGCGTAGCCGGGCGGATGACGAAGGCGTTCAGCCGGAATTCGTGGCCGAGTATTACGGCCAGCGGGCGACTGCCGGACTGCTGATAACCGAGGCGACGAATGTTTCGGCGATGGCGAAAGGCTATGTCCGCACACCGGGGATGTACACCGAGGAGCAGATCGAATCGTGGCGAACGGTCACGGACCGCGTTCACGCCGAGGGCGGAAAGATCTTTATGCAGATCTTTCATACGGGCAGGATCGCGCTTCCGGATTTTCTGCCGGCGGGAACAGAGCCGGTCGCACCTTCGGCGGTCGCTGCCGAGGGACAGAACTACACTGACGCGGGGATGAAGGAATTCGTCGTTCCGCGTGAGCTTGAGATTGAAGAGGTGAAGGCGATCGTTGGCGAATTTGCGACGGCCGCGGGCAATGCGATCAAGGCCGGATTCGACGGCGTTGAGATCCACGGAGCGAATGGGTATCTGATCCAACAGTTCCTTTCGACCAACGTGAACCTTCGCACGGATGAATACGGCGGCTCCATCGAGAATCGTTCGAGATTTCTGCTTGAGATCGTCGATGCGGTCGCGGCTGAGATCGGATGGGAGCGAACGGGCCTTCGGCTTTCGCCGGGCGGCGAGTTCAACGACATCAAAGAAGACTATGCAGAAGAGCTTTACGACTACGTAATCGATGAATTGAACAAACGAAAGCTCGCCTATCTGCACATCGGCACGTTCGATCAGAATCGAGATTGGCATCCGGTTATTCGGCCGAAGTACGATGGAATATATTTAGCTGGCGTCGGGTTTGATAAGGAACGCGGCGAGAAAACGCTGGCCGAGGGCGGTGCGGACGCGATAGTCTACGGCAAGCTGTTCCTCGCGAACCCTGATCTGCCCGAGCGATTCCGCCGCAACGCTCCGCTCAACGAGTGGGACGACAGTACATTTTACACGCCGGGCGAAAAGGGCTACACAGATTACCCGACGCTTGAGCAGGCCGCGGCCGCGGGTGAATAG
- a CDS encoding class I SAM-dependent methyltransferase, giving the protein MHDRGLGLFRLPADAEIYESDGLATIHDHSFLEDDGFRNAYQRGVAAAGDYGWHWRVHIGLWAARTAASLDGDFVECGVNRGFLSSAIMKYLNWDSLGKTFYLLDTFEGIDADQASEAIERERNAKHIKEEFYVTDFASVEKNFAEWKNVKLIKGSVPDTLVQIDSETIAYLHIDMNHAAPEVAALQTLWPRIAKAGIVLLDDYAYFGYRPQKEAMDALAKELGFAIASLPTGQGLIVRT; this is encoded by the coding sequence ATGCATGACCGGGGCTTGGGGCTCTTTCGCCTTCCCGCGGACGCGGAGATTTACGAGTCCGATGGCCTTGCCACGATCCACGACCATAGTTTTCTGGAGGACGACGGCTTTCGAAATGCCTATCAAAGAGGCGTGGCGGCCGCGGGAGATTACGGCTGGCATTGGCGTGTTCACATTGGGCTCTGGGCCGCCCGGACCGCGGCGAGCCTGGATGGTGATTTTGTCGAATGCGGCGTCAACCGCGGCTTTTTGAGCTCGGCAATAATGAAATATCTTAACTGGGATTCGCTCGGCAAGACCTTTTATCTTCTTGATACATTTGAAGGGATTGACGCCGACCAAGCCTCGGAAGCAATTGAACGTGAAAGAAACGCCAAGCACATCAAGGAAGAGTTTTACGTTACGGACTTTGCGTCGGTGGAAAAGAATTTTGCTGAATGGAAGAACGTTAAACTGATCAAAGGCTCGGTCCCGGATACGCTTGTCCAAATCGATTCGGAAACGATCGCGTATCTCCACATCGATATGAACCACGCGGCTCCCGAGGTCGCTGCCCTGCAAACTCTCTGGCCGCGGATTGCAAAGGCCGGGATAGTTCTTCTGGATGACTACGCCTATTTCGGTTACCGGCCGCAGAAGGAAGCAATGGACGCCCTCGCGAAGGAACTCGGCTTTGCCATCGCCTCACTCCCGACCGGGCAGGGGCTGATTGTCCGAACCTAG
- a CDS encoding thioredoxin family protein, translating into MSFRFTEIIEKEYLDRSMSFAEYDALVDTLVAENRTTGPNQLQALVDFTRLNQVRMRRLMKTVSPEGASADKLRSISGRQVWLVITEGWCGDGAQNVPALEMLAGESSNVETRYILRDENPELIDRFLTRGSQSIPKVIVLDRETRVVLGSWGPRPAAAQELFDRLKSEGVDKPIILEELQRWYNADKGRSVQTEMADVACKCEELAEQKLAVFA; encoded by the coding sequence ATGTCATTTAGGTTTACTGAAATAATTGAAAAAGAATATCTGGACCGGTCGATGAGCTTTGCCGAATATGACGCGCTTGTCGATACGCTGGTAGCGGAGAACCGCACGACGGGCCCGAACCAATTGCAGGCGCTCGTCGATTTTACGCGGCTTAATCAGGTTCGAATGCGACGGCTTATGAAGACCGTTTCGCCTGAGGGCGCTTCGGCCGATAAGTTGAGGTCGATAAGCGGACGACAGGTTTGGCTCGTCATAACCGAAGGCTGGTGCGGCGACGGGGCACAGAATGTTCCGGCGTTAGAGATGCTGGCCGGTGAGTCCTCGAACGTTGAAACGCGGTATATTTTACGGGATGAGAATCCGGAGCTTATCGATCGCTTCCTGACCCGCGGCTCGCAATCGATCCCGAAGGTCATTGTTCTTGACCGCGAGACCCGAGTGGTTCTCGGCAGTTGGGGGCCGCGTCCGGCGGCGGCACAAGAGCTTTTCGACCGACTTAAGTCCGAAGGCGTTGACAAACCGATCATTCTGGAAGAGTTACAGCGTTGGTACAACGCGGATAAGGGACGTTCGGTCCAGACTGAAATGGCTGATGTCGCGTGCAAATGCGAGGAATTGGCCGAGCAGAAACTGGCAGTGTTCGCCTGA
- a CDS encoding YceI family protein, with the protein MKIFAVLVIALALFTAACEDPAANKPRATTSEPTNATSSNTAVTAATPATKGEALALNPENSNVEFVGSKVTGKHDGGFEKFTGTIDLVNGKPEESSVSVDIDMASVVTDAAGLTDHLKTGDFFEVEKFPKSTFASTKIVADTAKGANAYTVTGDLEMRGVMKSITFPATITVSDADVAVNAEFAINRKDFGVNYAGMANDLIRDDVVLRLDLKSPRKK; encoded by the coding sequence ATGAAGATCTTTGCTGTACTTGTAATTGCGCTCGCGTTATTCACGGCGGCGTGTGAGGACCCGGCGGCCAACAAGCCGCGGGCGACGACCTCGGAACCGACGAACGCTACGTCGTCAAACACGGCCGTAACCGCGGCGACACCTGCAACAAAGGGCGAGGCACTTGCCTTGAACCCGGAGAATTCCAACGTCGAGTTCGTCGGTTCGAAAGTGACCGGCAAGCACGATGGCGGCTTTGAAAAATTCACGGGAACCATCGATCTGGTCAACGGCAAGCCCGAAGAGAGCTCGGTCAGCGTTGATATCGATATGGCCTCGGTCGTGACGGACGCGGCCGGACTGACGGATCACCTCAAGACCGGTGATTTTTTTGAGGTCGAGAAGTTCCCGAAATCGACATTTGCTTCGACCAAGATCGTTGCCGACACGGCCAAGGGTGCGAATGCCTACACGGTCACCGGCGATCTTGAAATGCGCGGCGTTATGAAGTCGATCACATTTCCCGCGACGATCACCGTCTCTGACGCGGACGTTGCGGTCAATGCCGAGTTTGCGATCAACCGAAAGGATTTTGGCGTTAATTATGCCGGCATGGCTAATGACCTGATCCGCGACGATGTTGTCCTGCGGCTTGATCTGAAGAGCCCGCGGAAAAAGTAA
- a CDS encoding GntR family transcriptional regulator has protein sequence MKIWITKNSEVTVHEQIVTQVRVGITSGDLKPGDRIPSAREIARRFGIHANTVTAAYRELAASGDIDLRRGSGTFVADAGRERPDGQASLDAMVAELGAMLVRSGHNRRDVAAAFSRWAESSGGAIYLLEPNDGLFRLLAFEIANALGCSVERCGTDEVASLLAAGKFVAALPDELAKLNGDIASEKRVQVLRANSIPQALSGHPKPSSEELIGVVSEWDDFAAFARVYLAAAGIDTETLVVRSSADAEWKRDIGLCSIVICDSVAGTLLGDDERKRVFTLISAQTLEELRGFLKDLGSDNQPLPGRE, from the coding sequence GTGAAGATCTGGATCACGAAAAACTCAGAGGTGACCGTCCACGAGCAGATCGTGACGCAGGTTCGTGTTGGGATAACCTCCGGCGATCTTAAACCTGGCGACCGGATCCCGAGCGCCCGCGAGATCGCCCGGCGTTTTGGGATTCATGCGAACACCGTGACCGCGGCCTACCGCGAACTGGCGGCCTCGGGCGATATCGATCTTCGCCGCGGGAGCGGGACGTTTGTTGCAGACGCGGGCCGCGAACGACCCGACGGGCAGGCCTCGCTCGATGCGATGGTAGCCGAGCTCGGGGCGATGCTCGTCCGCTCGGGCCACAACCGTCGCGATGTCGCCGCCGCCTTTTCGCGATGGGCCGAGTCTTCGGGCGGAGCGATCTATCTGCTCGAGCCCAACGATGGGCTGTTTCGTTTGCTTGCTTTCGAGATCGCGAACGCACTCGGTTGCAGCGTCGAGCGGTGCGGTACCGATGAGGTTGCGTCTCTCCTTGCCGCCGGCAAGTTCGTCGCGGCTCTGCCCGATGAGCTTGCAAAGCTCAACGGAGACATTGCGAGCGAGAAACGCGTCCAGGTGCTTCGTGCGAACTCGATCCCGCAGGCGCTTTCCGGACATCCGAAGCCTTCCAGCGAGGAGTTGATCGGCGTCGTCTCGGAATGGGACGACTTTGCAGCCTTTGCCCGAGTCTATCTCGCGGCGGCCGGAATCGACACAGAAACGCTGGTCGTCCGTTCGTCGGCGGACGCCGAGTGGAAACGGGATATCGGCCTATGCTCGATAGTGATCTGTGATTCTGTTGCGGGAACCTTGCTCGGCGATGACGAGCGGAAGCGAGTTTTCACGCTCATCTCCGCGCAAACGCTTGAGGAGTTGCGTGGTTTCCTAAAGGACCTAGGTTCGGACAATCAGCCCCTGCCCGGTCGGGAGTGA
- a CDS encoding Rrf2 family transcriptional regulator, giving the protein MAVHVLSMLAASRDENVKSDCIAGSVNTNPVVIRRLLGQLAQAGLVVSQSGSNGGTRLAKCPNEINLADVYSAVSCGEVFALHAREPNKDCPVGRNIEAVLCHVQKRIDRTIAETLSSYTLANIFDMVEKGAAA; this is encoded by the coding sequence ATGGCAGTACATGTTCTCTCGATGCTTGCGGCGTCGCGGGATGAGAACGTGAAGTCGGACTGCATCGCCGGGAGCGTGAATACGAATCCGGTCGTGATACGAAGGCTATTAGGTCAGCTTGCCCAGGCCGGTTTGGTCGTTTCCCAATCGGGTTCGAATGGCGGCACCCGCCTGGCCAAATGCCCGAACGAGATAAATCTTGCGGACGTCTATTCGGCCGTTTCGTGTGGCGAGGTCTTTGCACTTCACGCAAGGGAACCAAACAAGGATTGCCCGGTCGGGCGAAACATCGAAGCCGTGCTTTGCCATGTTCAAAAGCGGATCGATAGGACGATCGCCGAAACGCTTTCGTCCTACACGCTGGCAAATATATTCGACATGGTCGAAAAGGGAGCGGCAGCATAA
- a CDS encoding transglycosylase SLT domain-containing protein, producing MHSFISRSLLLVFLVGTLVGAEATAQTREVQNAKEAVNKILDESGKHFREGLTALKANRRQDSGQNFDKAVEVFLSSAINIQTDGRLQTCYSQILETVYRIEFPTAARQPQIRSLAVSCGWQWNDVDLGLADEVTALVAQVKNTDASAQQSEMPSGDLVGFSSQEFEPSPLDDLSKLELLPEELVIEGSPEASQQYQYIQYAVSNRSLGFSFQVHPMIQQYINYYRGRGRRTMEVGLYRSGMFMSMARRIFREEGIPENVAWLGQVESAWKPSAMSHMAASGLWQFIPGTGSRFGLRRTAYVDERNSFEEATRASARYLKFLFNRYNNWELAMAGYNCGEGNVDRAIRRAGSANFWAAYPFLPKETRNYVPNILATILIANNPAQYGFGHVRPAPPLRYDRIRVPPSTNLGLIAQASDTTVQYLRYLNPHLRSNSTPPEPYIVNVPPGKANEVVAVFRRLPATKINNTSLANSVRGETWESISNRTGISVAELMSANPGMRVPSGKVLVPVNANNAGRVQATSYSRPTSQPQTAASSQFKVVKAQAGDTVTKLAQRVGVDAVEIAKINGLLPNSVLGAGREIKIPAK from the coding sequence ATGCATTCATTTATTTCACGATCTCTACTTTTGGTTTTTCTTGTTGGAACTTTGGTAGGTGCGGAGGCAACTGCGCAGACCCGCGAGGTCCAGAACGCCAAGGAAGCGGTCAACAAGATACTCGACGAATCAGGCAAACACTTCCGCGAAGGGCTTACCGCACTCAAAGCCAACCGCCGCCAGGATTCAGGCCAGAACTTTGATAAGGCCGTCGAGGTTTTCCTTTCATCAGCAATAAATATTCAGACCGACGGCCGGCTGCAGACATGCTATAGCCAGATACTTGAAACGGTTTATCGAATCGAGTTTCCGACCGCCGCAAGGCAGCCGCAGATCCGCAGCCTCGCCGTTAGCTGCGGTTGGCAGTGGAACGATGTCGATCTCGGGCTGGCAGACGAAGTGACCGCATTGGTCGCCCAAGTTAAGAACACAGATGCTTCGGCACAGCAGTCAGAAATGCCGAGCGGCGATCTTGTCGGATTCAGCTCGCAGGAGTTCGAACCCTCGCCGCTTGACGACCTTTCAAAGCTTGAGCTGCTTCCGGAAGAGCTTGTCATCGAAGGAAGCCCGGAAGCCTCGCAGCAGTATCAATATATTCAGTACGCCGTTTCGAATCGGTCGCTTGGATTTTCGTTCCAAGTGCATCCGATGATCCAGCAGTACATCAATTATTATCGCGGCCGCGGCCGGCGAACGATGGAAGTCGGGCTTTACCGTTCCGGAATGTTCATGTCGATGGCCCGCCGCATCTTCCGCGAAGAGGGAATTCCTGAAAATGTCGCGTGGCTTGGCCAGGTTGAAAGTGCCTGGAAGCCGAGCGCGATGTCGCACATGGCCGCCTCAGGACTCTGGCAATTCATTCCCGGAACCGGTAGTCGTTTTGGGCTCCGCCGGACGGCTTATGTTGATGAGCGAAACAGTTTTGAAGAAGCGACGCGTGCCTCCGCCCGTTACCTGAAGTTCCTTTTCAACCGCTACAACAATTGGGAGCTTGCAATGGCGGGCTACAACTGCGGCGAAGGCAACGTTGACCGTGCGATCCGCCGTGCCGGCTCGGCTAACTTTTGGGCTGCGTATCCTTTCCTTCCGAAGGAAACGCGAAACTACGTTCCGAATATTCTGGCGACGATACTGATCGCGAACAATCCGGCTCAGTACGGTTTTGGGCACGTTCGCCCGGCTCCGCCGCTGAGGTATGACCGCATTCGCGTTCCGCCCTCGACCAATCTTGGGCTGATCGCTCAAGCCTCTGATACAACGGTGCAGTATCTTCGCTACCTGAACCCGCACCTGCGTTCGAATTCAACGCCGCCGGAGCCTTACATCGTTAATGTACCGCCGGGCAAGGCAAATGAGGTCGTGGCAGTTTTCCGGCGACTTCCGGCAACGAAGATCAATAACACTTCGCTGGCAAATTCGGTCCGCGGCGAGACGTGGGAATCCATCTCGAATCGTACGGGAATCAGCGTTGCCGAGCTAATGTCGGCAAATCCCGGAATGCGTGTTCCCTCGGGCAAGGTGCTCGTGCCGGTGAATGCAAACAATGCCGGCCGCGTGCAGGCGACGAGCTATTCGCGCCCGACCTCGCAGCCGCAAACAGCCGCGTCGAGCCAGTTCAAGGTCGTCAAGGCTCAAGCCGGTGATACCGTCACGAAGCTTGCGCAACGTGTTGGTGTGGACGCAGTCGAGATCGCAAAGATCAACGGGCTGTTGCCAAACTCAGTACTCGGTGCCGGCCGCGAGATAAAGATCCCGGCCAAATAA
- a CDS encoding SDR family NAD(P)-dependent oxidoreductase: MEDKKVWFITGCSTGLGRDLAEVLLEQGYRVVATARKLDSIKDLAERFPELARIAALDVTNRDQIAAAVEKAIEEFGRIDVLVNNAGYGLLGAIEEPSVEQIRAQFDTNVFGAVDVMRAVLPQMREQKSGHVLNMSSVAGFIASGSAGYYAATKFALEALSEALAQEAGDHGIRVTIVEPGPFRTDFGGRSLSGPEGQMPDVYPGTQRFLDYFAEVDRKQAGDPRKAAQVMIDVVESDQPPLRLPLGEMCITRIEAELEKVRADIAPWRAAGLDTAFEE; encoded by the coding sequence ATGGAAGATAAGAAAGTTTGGTTCATAACCGGTTGTTCGACAGGCCTCGGGCGGGACCTCGCGGAGGTCCTGCTCGAGCAAGGCTATCGCGTTGTTGCGACTGCGCGGAAGCTTGATTCGATAAAGGATCTCGCCGAGCGATTTCCGGAGCTCGCCCGGATCGCCGCACTCGACGTCACCAATCGCGATCAGATCGCGGCGGCTGTTGAAAAGGCGATCGAGGAGTTCGGTCGGATCGACGTGCTGGTCAACAACGCCGGCTACGGCTTGCTCGGTGCGATCGAGGAACCGAGCGTAGAGCAGATCCGAGCGCAGTTTGATACGAATGTTTTCGGAGCGGTCGACGTGATGCGGGCAGTACTGCCGCAGATGCGAGAGCAGAAGAGCGGCCATGTATTAAATATGTCGTCGGTTGCGGGGTTCATCGCGTCCGGTTCGGCCGGGTATTATGCAGCGACGAAGTTTGCCCTAGAGGCACTTTCGGAGGCTCTTGCTCAGGAGGCGGGCGATCACGGCATAAGGGTCACGATAGTCGAGCCCGGCCCGTTTCGAACCGATTTCGGCGGCCGTTCACTTTCGGGGCCGGAAGGGCAGATGCCGGATGTTTATCCCGGAACGCAGCGGTTCCTAGATTATTTTGCAGAGGTTGATAGAAAGCAGGCCGGCGACCCAAGAAAGGCCGCTCAGGTCATGATCGACGTTGTCGAATCGGACCAGCCGCCGCTTCGGCTGCCGCTCGGGGAGATGTGCATTACGCGGATCGAGGCCGAGCTTGAAAAGGTTCGAGCGGATATTGCTCCTTGGCGGGCGGCGGGGCTCGACACGGCATTTGAAGAATAA